The window CTGCCCACCAGTGTATCCACCATGTGGTGTAAGATTCTACACTTGGCTTACCTCCACTAGAAAGTTGCACCAAATTGAAATTCCTAcacataatgtctcgaaaactatacttctagttattattattattattattatttattcaagatgtccgattttggagggaagaaagccatttgtgttacatccataacaaaaatctgtcacaagttcaaattccaacaccataatcgatcacacgtacgaaATAGTCCACATCCTATGAGCTTTGactgtcacttatcttttttcactgctaACCTATGAAAATCatctcaaataataaactgcacttgtacTAATGTTATTCACATCCTGTGATTTTGCAGGGAAAAAGCACTGAAGTGTTTATTTCAAGCAAtaccgtcatcacttgttctccaacagactCAGTTCATACCTTTGAGATAACACCAGCGTCCACGAGGTCTAGgccccaactgaattagttcaaatcgtcgCCGCCACTGGCACTGCGAGCGGGTGGGTGCATCAACCCATTTCACAACCATCGACAGCAGTCCACGCACTCCAGCAGCCACTCGGACAGCACAGGTCCAGTGGCGTAAACATGTTTTGCTCATTCAAACCTGCAAATTCTGACGTCGCAATGGTAGGTTGTTcgttcaccacgtgtattcgtcccTGCCATACGTTTATCGCCAAAATTTTTCGCCCAAGAGTGGAATATTCCCCAACGTCACACATTGGTCGCTCCGTTGGTCCAGCACGTGATGGACAAAGAACGCCCTGCCACACTTATGGCGCCAAAATTGTTTTCCTGGACAGATTCGAGCCTGCTGATGCTGACGTTACACAACGGTTGATCAGTTGGCGATCCACCACGTGCCTTTGTGGGACCAAGAATGCACTACCACACTTTTTGCACCAAAGTTGTTTGCTTGAGACTGGAAACTTCCATGACCTCACAACAACACGTGTGTACGCCACAAGGCCCCTCGCTAAGTTAATTGATAACACAACTCTCATTATTGAATccacatgaccccaccacctaatcCAAAATTGTCCCTAAAAACACACACCGGTATATGTAGGCCATACCTCCCCAATTTAATCTAACACGAAGTTCTCAATTTAAAACCCTATTTACAAAAAAAGGCCTCATTCAATATAGCACCCTCCTACCTGCAAGTGAATCTAACGTGTAGTTCACGACTCAAATTCCTATCTACAGAAAATAAGAACTCACCCAAATTCTATATTGTTGAAAAATACTTACCCTTCTCTTTATTCATACAAATTTCTCTCTTTACCAAGAAAAATTTCCTTCAGCCCTTACAAACGCATTCTTAATACCACCAACCTCCAATTAAACCTATATATCATACTTCTAATAATAAATCATTCATCTTAACAAAATACCTCCTAATATATGCACACAAACATTATCATCTCGAATCCTGAATTCACTATCATCCAGTCTCTATTCTAAATAATATCAATTATCATGTGATACTACATCATCACACTTATATAAGGAGTCAGCCCCTGGTCATTTTTCTCACTCATCCGTTGTCCACAGCATCGTTCATTTGTTGTTGCTTTTTCGTTGTTCTCTGCAAAGATGAAGAGAGTTAACACCAGTGGTAGTAGCAGCAGGCCCCCAACACCCAAGAGGCGTAGAGACCAGGATATACCATTAACCAGTAAGtaaataatttctgtttttcattacccattttcctgtatatcttATATATTCAGCTTATTAATTATATATACCTCATTGTTATAGTGGACCTCGCAGACTTGATCCTAGATTGTGAGGAGCAGACTGGGGTCCAACAGGCTCTTGTGCTCGAGACACAGCCAGAATTGCCTTGTGAGTATAATTTTAATATGTAATCCGTTCCTCATTTATATTAACCATTTAACAATTTGTTTTCTTGTTCTGTATCtcttattattttcttctttgtttctagATCACTTAAGGCAATTCCAGCTCGAGTTGGAAGCAGAGCGGGGGGCTACCATATGTAGTTCCCTTCATAATTGGATTCAGCCTCCAGCTCCATATGGCCCAGAACACCGCCACTCACGTGAGTATACCGAAAAAACATCATCTTTCACTCTAGCTAACCTTTCAAAATAACTAAAATTACGGTATCTTTCATTCTGTTACAGGAAACGCTGTTGAGGACCTCATGGCTGTTGATAGACAGATCGAGACCATTCAACAGCAGATACATCACCAGCCTACTTGTTAGATTTAACAAATTACATACTTCTAATAATATTAATACACTTATCTCTTTTTCTCTAACAATTCCATTTATAAGTATCCTGTTTGTTCTAGGTGATTATAAGCACTTATTGGACGATACATTGGACGATTTTTTGAGGGTGCCATAGACTGCCTGGATGAATTGTTCATGGCATGGTGTCAGAGACAAAAATGTGATTATTCACTCTCCTTATAAACATGTCTGTGACAGTTAGAATTCACTGGGGTAGACAGTGTACTTATTCACTTAATCTCTACAGCATGCTGTAGCACGCATGCCCATGGCAGCAGCTAAACCGTCTGGTCAACAGCACCCACAGATACATGCCTCCCCAGTGAAGATGCAGCTGGTCACCACGCGGGGAGCTGCCGCTGCCAAGGTCACACAGCCTGGCTGTTTGCATTCAGGCTTTCGGTGACTGCCACGTGCGCCAGCCGTCGAGTGGGAAGCTGGCACCAACGCCTCCGCCAAGGTCACTGAGCCAGGCCGCAGATGCTCGCACTGGGGCACGCCTGCTGGTCCCTCACAGCAGCCACCGTGTGCGTCATCTCAACCGTGCGACGTACAGCATGTACCAACTAGTTACACTGGCTCTAATTATAGCAGTAGTATTAATGATaatcctgtggctagtggcagttctctTGCACGTCCTTTTAGTCAAGTGCATCATGTTGGTGACACCATACCGCAgtgcagtaccccccccccccccccccaaagtctgGTGAGGGAGAGACTAGTACCATTATCTTTGGGGAGATAATGATGTGATAACGCGGAGCACATCAATCGCCAAGTGGTTTTGTAAATCTACCTTGAGTGTTATATTGGGttggttttccgagatggaagtcaaCAGCTCGGCGAAAGCACTCAGCAGAattctacacctggacatccatatagTGTATATATCTACAATAtggtaaatggagggtctagctatatcaagctccctaaagatatagctaataagcaggcatgcattaatgtcgaaaatagaaaagatcaggcttgttttgcatggtaaaTCCTGGCTTGCAAAAGAAAGTGTAACTACAGAGCTCATCCTGAGCGTCCCAGTACACACAGTATAGGTGATAATATTCAATcctgttataactttgatggtatagagttTACCGTTAAGATCCAGGACGTACCTAATTTTGAGGTGCAGAATACccatatatcagttcatgtttatggcgtggagaagaagaaaagcaagtcagatgagcaagacaagcatacAGTAGGTGGcctcctccatttctcaaaatttggtggtgagcgtgagctgcatgtaaacatgctgctcttctctgaaggtgataattatcattatgtttggatCACAGACATGTCCCGACTCCTTATCCCCAGTTAAGTGACAAACGTTGTAAAAAGCATATGTGTTTAAGGGGCCTCAGTTATTTCTCCTCTGAAGAAGTATTAGCTACGCATCCAGTAGACTGTACCTCCAAGGATGCGGTATATGTTATCATGCCCaccgaggaaaacaaattcataaagtttaaaaatgctccgTTTGTAGTGTATGCCGACTTTgagtgcctcctcgctcctgtgacccacTGCGAAGGCAACCTTACAATCTCACACACCACCTTTACAGAGAAACACCAACCATATGCAGCagcgtaccaaattgtatcgtcatCTGACTCCAACCTTAACCAATACAAATCTTACGTCGGGGATAATCCTGTGGTTtggttgctctctgagcttgaAAAATTTTCACGGGAGGTTGATCAGCTTTACAGCGGCAACGTCCCCATGACCAAattgaaggagaatgaagatttgtataagaATGCCActgattgtcatatttgtgggctgcctttagacagaaaagtggaaacaCCTCATAGGGACCCCTGTCATCTTACGGGGAAATTACGTGGcgcagctcacaatgcatgcaatttgaagtaccagttaACTTAGACACATATCCGTTTTCGTCCGCAATTTAAGTGGGTTGGCGCTCACTTTCTacttgagcacttggctgatttcgttTGGGAGAGAAAACAGGTCGGTGTTCTACCTGGAGCATCTagaagtatatttcattctccTAACGAATGACACCAAGAATTACGCTCCACTTCCTTGATACGCTACGTTCTATGCAGGCACCACTACAGAAACTTGAGACTCTACCTCTGGGGGTATGTATATCATTTGAGCTGCATTTCggatgaggaaaagtttcaacttgcgaCTAGGAAGAGGGGTTTTCCCAtttgagtatgtggatagtatggccaAACTCAACGAAACCAAGTTACtttacataactgcattctccatcaACCTCACAGGCGAGGCCATAACGAATGCAGAGTATGAGTATGCCGTGAATGTCtggagggaattcaatatttctaatTTAGGAAAGTATGCACGGCTTTACATGGATACAGACGTGCGCTTGCTTGCAGACGTTTTCAAGTTCTGGAGTCTatgtatgaccacatattctctggacccAGCCTTTTATTACATGGGAtctgggttgtcttgggacgcaatgTTCAAGAAAAGGAAATGCAGGGTCGAATTACTGACTGATTTGGACATGCTTCATTTCATTGAGAGATGGATCTGttggggactttgccaatgtgtccataggcatgcAAAAGCATATAACCCatagatgggtgacaggttcaacccATCCCTTGATTCAAGTTATATAATGTACCTCGACGTGAATAACTTATATGAGCACGCCAAGGGGTAATCACTGCCGATTTCCGAGTTTCGATGGCTGTCTGAagatgaatgcaagggattaggtggaaaaatcatgggggGTATGTATGATACGCATACCGATTTGCCGATGTGTCAACAGCAACTAGTGCCATGAGGAGGTTCCACACTGAAACAGATGACAATGCTGGGGGATAAGACGAGGTATCTAATTCACTATCTTAACCTCCAGCAGTGCCTCAGTTTGGGGATGAGGCTGGTTAAAATCACCTGGgccatctccttcaagcagtccccctggttgaaggagtatattgatttgaatacgaaaCAGAGAGCTTCCGCgacgtgtgactttgagaaagatttttataaattaatgaataattcaattataGGTATAgctatggagaatttgagggacgacgtgaaatttttattagaaccgaatgggatgggcgttatggtttaagaaaatgcattgccagaccaaattttaagcgtatcatcatattcaataagaactttgttgctgtggagatggcgaagactgcatTAGAGTTTACTAAAACTatctatgtggggatgtgcatactagatctgtccaaactccacatgtactgcTTTCATTATGAGTTGGAGAAAAGTCATtttgcagatcctaaattacttcatatggatacagatagcttcatctattgggtgaagaactgcgctCCATATGAGGTAATTAGGTAccatggtaatgaattcgacacgtctTCTTATGAGGCTGATAATCTTTATGGAAGTGTTCAGCAGAACAAGAAAGTTACCAGTCTCATGAAGGACGAGTTGAATGGATTGCCgactgtggagtttgtaggtcttcgGTGAAAAATTTATgcatatcgcacattggaaggtgcaACCGTGAGGCAGGCTAAGTGTGTGCGTCGCATGGCATCTatctatcgaagactatttgcaaTGCCTACGTGGAGGTGTTCACAGTGCTGCATTGCAGCCACTGCATATGGCATGGCAAACCAGTATTCGACCAATAGGGCACGAGGTGTATACTGTGCTACAGTTTAAAATCGGTCCGTCGCCTCTTgatgataaaagggtcatttgtgatgatgggattgaaactcATCCGTACTCACACTTctcacttgtagcgagagaagtggtgggggactctgattgagagagagagagagagagagagagagagagagagagagagaggagggagggagagagagagggagagagagagagagagagagacagagagagcgtctgcagagtagtagtatgacccttttatcataaaGTAAATATTGGATGAGACTGTTTTGCACTGTGTATCAGTTTGCGTGATTCCGTGTATGCCTGAGTGTACGAATGTGCGTGAGCCtgtgtcaagtgtgtgtgtgtgtttaaatatatattaagtattctctgaaagaaaattaaaaaaattaaaaagaattcaaataaattatttaaaaaagtatatatatatatatatatatatatatatatatatatatatatatatatgtatgtatatatatatatatgtatatattgccgAATATTACTATTTACGTATATGAGCAAAAACATAAATTTGAGCAGTTCACTTGTACCTTttataataaagaagaaaaaattaaaattttcgcaGTCCATATCTGCTTTGATCTGAGTTCTTGTTACAGAGATTAGATTTTAGTTTGTAAGTTTCACTTGCCACTAGGCGTCAAGTCAGAAGTAGTTTTAAGTATGTGAATTccaccaattatatatatatatatatatatatatatatatatatatatatatatatatatatacttgatcaTTGTAACGGAAATAATGCTTATAACAAGTTACTTGAGGGAAATATGTTTATGCCCACATGCTTGTTGTAGTAGAAAACATGTTTAGACCCACTTACTtgaatgaaatatattttcaaTTGCTTGTCATAGTACAAAATGCTTTAGAGCCACCCACTTCAAACAAATACATTCGCCTTTAGTTAAAAGTGCTTCCGGTGGAACTTCATTAGCGATAGTATTTACGTTGTAAGATGGTGTAATTAGGTTGTAGTACCCCTGCATTAgctgtaaaatatatatatgtaaaaaaaactgAATCAGTTTACTGTAAAGTTATATTTCGCAAAGACTGTTAAGAAAACTGAATCATTTTACTGTAAAGTTATATTTCGCAAAAACTGTTAAAAAATTCCCAATTCTTTAATAAATTCACTTTTTTTActgtaaaaatatttgattttgataTTATTATTTCACCCTCAATGATGATCaatcttttttattaaaaaattcataTGATAAATGTACATTTTGTATACAAAACGTGGATACAGCCACATTGCACTGCAGAGAGAGGATTTACTGCTTTAAAGACACAAATGAATTGCCggctgcagtggtctcgcggttttaggcgcgcagtcaggaaccgtgcgactgctgtggtcgcaggttcgaatcctttctcgggcatggatgtgtgtgatgtccttaggttagttaggtttaagtagttctaagttctaggggactgatgacctaagccgttgagtcctgtagtgctcagagccatttgaaccatttttgaacacaaatgAATTCTGAATGACATGTGCTGGACTTAGTCCACCAGTCACAAACACGCAACATGCCTCAGCACTTTCTTTCAGCCCCTGACGCCGGCACCCATGCGGCCGGCATCTGACGCATCGCCACACAGGTGAGGTGAAAGCTGGTCTATTATTGACTCAGGTAACGTTACTCAGCGCATCAAGGCTGTGGTATGCGCCTCAGAAGTTCATTGGAATTCGCTTTATATACAATATCCGAACAAGAAACTTACATTCTACAGACGTTGGGTgtcatagaaagaaagaaaaagaacaaatTTTATAAATCATTATTTATTTGTAACCCAAGTTAAGAGTAATTTTACATTCTCGTATGCAGATACAAAAGCACTTTTTTCGTAAACGTTCTTGAGTCGATGGATAGATggacatccacacaattccaggTCTTGAACAGAAGCAAATTTAAATATTCGACGCAGCCAGGTAATCTTTGCATCACCTTTAAGGTAGATGATTGTCTCCCTGTAATGAAATACTTGGATCACTCGCGCCAAATCTTTATGAGATGCCAgggtcatcccagtgaattccatgataAAATTGTGTTAGCCACATTGCACTTCTACATGTTTTAATGCACTTCACTTCCTTGAATGGTGTCGGCGAGGCAACTCTTGATGCAAATGTTCCTATTATTCCATCACTTTTTGTGAATGCTATTAATGCATAGTCTTTAATTATGAATTGCATCCTTTCGTCATAGTAAAATCCTTGTACGTCAACTTCGATCCCCACACCTTGGAGTAACATCGTGATGTGCCTTAGAGCTAGCAGAGCACGCATTAATTTATACAACTCGTTGCACTACACCAGTGAGCGGGCAGTAGTTAACAACAAGATCATGcagaactagagcatacgctgcaGTGTGATCTGGGAAGTTcgttgaagattcaaattcaatctgtacatctacagGCctagttttaattatttcattctgttttgaaCAGTCAATCACGGTTATTGGTGCTAGCTTCTTGAAACTCTGTGGACTCAATAGGAATGCTTCATTTTCAACACCTCCATAAGAAGATGCTCGGAATCTCACATATATGTCAAATGCAAGACTGTATACATTTCTGTCccactgtagatgtagattctcgtaTGGGTAGTATTCGGAATTcaggtagactctggcattagttaacttgcagcgGTCAAATTCAGTTGAGTCCTTTGATACAGTCCTTTGAGTTTGAAATGCGATTATGATGAATCGAGGTGCTTCCAATTGCACTGATGTTTCAATAGCCCAACTATTTGTGGATGCTGTAGGTAGTACTGGGTATTCAAAAAGCTCCCATTATCGGAAGGTTTGTGGTAGATAGGTGccggcattcagaacttttaagagcTTCAGGCGTTCCTCGTCAGCAACAGTGATGTGAGGCATTTTGCATACTATACTATTAGTCTTTATTGGAACACTCTCTACAGCTGTTTGAATGAATGAATTCGCTTCACTTGCACTCTGCAccaaaataagttcctgtttagcgttcataataattcgctgcatgtcttcaaaataACCCACGAGCATTTTTAGTGGCACGCACGCGCTATATAGGCTGTATCCCCCCCTCACCATCCGGCGCATCTATGAACCATCCCGCATTTTCCAAGCtgtttgaatcagaggctgaggctGAAATGTATGTCTTAAGTATTGACGTTATGCCGACATTATGTGAGCGATCTATTTCAATACCGTTAAGTTCGTAacgtatctcttgaaacaggaatgctagAGCATTTCGCGTGAGCTTCGATAGCGTTACCACAGTGCTGTCAGCTTTCTTAAATTTACAGTCCAGATACAGGAAGCTCTTGCAGGGCAATTTTACAGCGTCCTGATGCTGgataacaatcctaatttcatcatttttgttaaatgtgcttgaagtgtaggttttgtgtgggtggTATTCATGACGTATAATTCGATCATCATACCCTACTGACTGAGTAACGTTGAGCGGCGTCATTTTGCGGTTTGAAACCTGCTGAAATAAGGAATTCGTAATCAAGGCCTGTTATCACCTTGCACTTCTGCGATACACTGATGGATTGTGAGCTCGATGTGCTACCTTTATACCTTAGTCCCATCTCGCCTTAGATGCAAGCGTACAATGATCTCTTCTCCTCGAAAGTTAACAAGCTGATTATTCTGGTCAACGATACGCAGTTCTAGGTAATCCAATGGCTGAACTGTGACCGGGAGATATATAGCGTTTGTAGGGGCTTGAACTGTTTTATACCCAGTACCGACTGTAGGgaagaatctgtatattgagtgaaTCAACTTATGGTTGAGGTATGAGTTTGTTACAATATTGCACTCAACGTGGATTGTGCTTACTGGTAGTATTTCTACAGCTTGATCCGATGCTATAAATTTACTCGCGTCCTTCGCCAAAACACAATTCGTTGCACAACTTAGCAGTGGACCTTTTCTAAAGTCGATCGTAGCACTCTCAGCCCGTATTTCAGATTTAAGGGTACTGATGTTCGCTCGTAGTTCAGTACCTTTTCCTGACTGCTtgaagacttcgtttaaatcatcaGTATCGTAGGCACCAGGTTGAATTTGTAGAATCTCCTTAAGACTGTCAATTTCAAGGTGAAGTTTATTGTTGTTCTTTGTGATATTTGGAATGCTGTTATACGTCTCTAGACCAATTAGCGCAATACTCGATGTGTGCAGCTAAACGTGTGTTGAATGGTGGGAGCAAGAAGATCAAGGCATTATAAAACTGTTTTACGTCGAAGGGCTTGTTCTGCAGGATGTATTACATATTAATGTATTACATATTAATTTGTGAAACTGTTGAATCTCCTAGATGCACTGAGTTTTATTTCAGTTGAATGGGATATTATTGGACCTCACACTTATGCAAACCATTTCTCCAGGCTAGTGCCCTCCCCTGTTGACATGTTTACAGACATGTTTCTTACAGGCTTTTTCTGTAAAAGGCTTTTAACTGTAAACATTACTTTAAGGAAATTTTTCACATTTGATATACTAATGACCACCACAAACCTTTATTTTTTAACTTCTTCATTCAAATCGTGGAGCAGTCCCACTTCACACTATTCTAATATTGTATCGTTTCTTCAATTACCAGCATGTGTGCAGAAAAGGCTGCTTTCTTGTACCTGGGCATTGCTGATAGCATGTTGGTATTTCTGTGAACATGCTTTGTGTGTTGGATATTGTCTGAATATTAAGTACAAATGTGGTGTATTTGAATACTGTTTTCAATGCTCACAAAAATTCTTTATTGCAGCTGATGATGTAGAGAGACCAATACTGACCAATCATAACTGTACATTCAATCAACACAGCTACTGGTTCAGCAAGGCTGAATATAAATTTGGCGCTTTGGGTAATGTTACACTGACAACTTTCTATGTCTATGTGTATGATTTTCGCACACCATTGTGGATTAAGAGTTCCTTCTCACAACCTAAATGGTGGAAATTGCTGTAGTTCTTTATCACATTTTCAGTGTAAGctgttagttttttattttatatctGAAATTTTTTAATGTTAAATGTGACATGTTACTTAAATGATGAacttataaaataaatataaagaaaaatttatGTTCTCGCATACACGGTATATAGATTTCCTTATTTTTGAGTTTGATGTTAATTTTTTCAGCTGCCCTGTGGAGCATCAAAATTTATATTCGTTCATATATTGTCATATTGTTTTTCTAAATAAGAATGAAATCTTGTAAAAAGAATAGAATGTTTATTTGCATGATGTTTGGACTTCATGTATTTGAATTGTATGTTATTCTGTAGAAATTAATTGGCTCTTATTTCGCTATGAGTTTTGATTGAGCCATGTATTTTATGTGCATGTTGTTCTTTGTCATCATTTAATATTTCTCAGTTTCCTTCATATGAAAATTCAGCTACTGGACTGATATAATATATTATTGTTTTGTTccttctgttattattattttactcaGATTGAATTTATTCTTTCTAATAGCCAATTTATGGTCATGTCAATACGAATTTGTATATAAATGTAAACTGAAAACATTCTTGGGCTACCTGCCATGGCGAGTAAGTTAAGCAGGCTTGCAGTTAACATGAAAGTGCATTTGAGTATTTTTGCTTGCCTGTATGATGTGCTTTCAGAGTTAAGAAATGCATGCTTTTAACACTTCAAATTAGTGATGTACAACAGTCTGAAGTAAGAAATACACGGTAACATAACTACAGTGTCAGCAATGGGTTTCATTACTTTAGAATTGGGTGTCCTGTATGAACTTGCAGTGTTTCTGACATTAATGTAACCGCCTGCAGTTACTTTTTGTATCCATACCTTTCCATCATCATCTTTCTTGTAAGATTATGCGACATACTTGATAGACTCATTTGGTTACTGTACTTCCCAGGAGAGACAAATGTCATGGTTTCAGTCATGTTACAACACGCATTTTAAAGATAACAGTATTTTTTACATGTTTATAATAATTCCTAATTCACTTCCCTTGCAGCCTTTGAAGCATTGTGGCTTTGTTGTTAAAGTACTATTCCGAACTTTTTACGTATTATCTGGTACTATACTTGGAGCTAAAGATACCTCAAACTGTGCAAAATTTTAGAAACATATTAACTTTTGCTTGTCTCTGGTTTATGAGGTGTATTCAAAAAGTATCGAGCCTTCTTCTTTcgatataaaacagtaaaatcaggACCGTTTCCCCGTTGGAGATGTGGGGGTCATTCATGTGCAGTTGCGAATTTTTTTCTCACCAGTAGAAAGCATCTGCTGCTGTCTCTCAGTCTAAGAGTGAGGATGTGTAGTGAACACTTGCCACACTCCAGGACATTGTAAAATGCTGGAACAAACAGAGCAGCGATATTGTAGCAAAATTTGACAACATATTGGCAATATCCAAGTGGCAATCATTCTCAACATTCAGCAGGCTTTTAGGGACGATGTGAGTAACTCATGGGTGAATGAACGGTACAACCATTTGAAAGACGTTTGCATATCAGTGGCCGGCAAACTGCATTCAGGCACACACTCACCAAGCACAAACAACAAGTGCGGCCTTTGCTCATGAAAGAGGAGCTGTATCACAGTAATAAATACAGCTAAGTACCAGATGAGTACTTTCAATTTTGACAGATGATTTGTGCAGGAGGAAAGCATAGTCAAAATTTATACTGAAACTGCTGTCAATTGAGCAAAAGCAATACTTTAAGGAAATGGGAGACACTGTACAATATAAATCCCACCTTACTGAACACTGCGATTACAGGAAATGAGACATGGGCTTATGGGTAGGACCGAGAGTCCGAGATGCAGTCATCACAGTGAAAACATCGGACATCAGTACAAAAAAtacaacagatctgccgcaacatCAAGGTCATACGCTCAGTTTTCTTCAACTCTTATTGGGTTATATACTCATCAAAAGACCTAACCATCACAATGCAATACTAGTACAAGATCTTTCATTACCTTCATGATACTGTGGACCACAAATGACGCTCTGTGAACTGCAAAAACTTGGTAAGTCTGTCATCATAGCGCACCCTCTCATTCAGTGCATCTGATTCTTCGCTTACCAGACATAATATTCCTTTGGTTGATCAGGCTCCCTATTTCCCCTGACAGGGCTTCGTATGACTTTTGGCCATTTCCCAAGCTGAAAATGCCCTTGAAAGGAACATGATTTGAGCTGAGAGGAGACAGACTGTGATGACCCAGCTGATTGCCATTCCAAAAGATAAATTCTATAATTTTTTCGAACATGACGGCAGAGCAGGGAGAAGTATTTGTCTTAGCAGGTAGACTACTTTGAAGGggtttagggttctgtacctcaaaaTCTACAAATAAATCTTCTTGAACACACCTTATATTCTGAACAGCCACATTGCCCATATCTTGAAGAAATTCTCAACATTTATTACAAGGtaacattcccaagtgtcaataaGTGGTCTTGTGTTTAGAGGAGGCAAAATAGGGcaatatgtatttctttttt is drawn from Schistocerca gregaria isolate iqSchGreg1 chromosome 3, iqSchGreg1.2, whole genome shotgun sequence and contains these coding sequences:
- the LOC126355903 gene encoding uncharacterized protein LOC126355903, with translation MKRVNTSGSSSRPPTPKRRRDQDIPLTMDLADLILDCEEQTGVQQALVLETQPELPYHLRQFQLELEAERGATICSSLHNWIQPPAPYGPEHRHSRNAVEDLMAVDRQIETIQQQIHHQPTCDYKHLLDDTLDDFLRVP